The nucleotide window AGCAATTTTCTGATGCTACAAGTGGCTTCGTCTGTACAGTCTGCACATTTTTCGTAAAAATTAAGAGAAGCACAAGGCAGTAAGGCAACTGGTCCGTCCACAATTCTGATCACGTCCAAAACTTTGATGTCTGCAGGATCTTTCATTAAAGTGTAGCCTCCTTCTGCGCCTCGCTCGCTTTTAAGGATTTTGTTCTGCTTCAGTTCGCGAAGGATTTGTTCCAGGAATTTGAGCGGAATACGTTCGTTCTCCGATATTTTTTTAGCGGAAAATAATGACGAATTGTCTTTCCTATTTAGGAAAAGCAAAGTTTTGATTGCGTATTTGACTCTTTTTGAAAGCATAGTGTAAAAATAATCAAATTTTTATAACTCAGAAATAATATTAATTTCAAATAAAAAAAGCCGTCTTGTTACCAGAACAAAACGGCTTTGTAATTATATTATTTCCTTATGGGAACTTGATTCCTGAATAAGAGTTAGGACTGATCATCGGTAGATTGGATCTGTATTTACTATTGATTGCTTTTAAGAATTCGTTGGCAACAATTGCATATCCA belongs to Chryseobacterium sp. KACC 21268 and includes:
- a CDS encoding Rrf2 family transcriptional regulator, coding for MLSKRVKYAIKTLLFLNRKDNSSLFSAKKISENERIPLKFLEQILRELKQNKILKSERGAEGGYTLMKDPADIKVLDVIRIVDGPVALLPCASLNFYEKCADCTDEATCSIRKLLINVRDNMLPILDTSIADMTKSENLTI